The genomic segment GAAGTCAAGATTGTGTCTTAAGACATTATCTTTCCAATATGGCAAGTCAAAGAAAATACTCCTCTTTTTCCAATTGAAAGGCAGCTTCGGATTACCTTTCACaagttttccaaatttaatttgcaAGTCTCCCAATTCACTCACAATCATATCCCCGGTTTGCAATGGTGGTCGCTTTCCATGTTCTTCGGTGCCATCAAAGAATTGGGCTTGCTTTCTAAATTTATGCTTACTATCTAAGAATCTCCGATGACCATATAGCAATATTTGAAACTATGAGTCAACCGTCGTGCATGAGTGAACTTGTGACAAACAGGACAAGCATATTCACCTTTAGTGCTCCAGCCAGATAACATTGCATATCCAGGGAAATCACTAATGGTCCACAACAGAGCTGcatgcaattgaaaattttctttttgggatgCATCATAAGTTTGAATGCCAAAATCCCACAATTCGGTCAATTCTTTAACTAGAGGCTGTAGATAAACATCAATATTATTCCCAGGAGAGGATGGTCCGGGTATTAACAAGGACAACATGAAGTACGGTTGCTTCATACACATCCACGGAGGTAAGTTATATGGTATTAAAACTACAGGCCAAGTACTGTGTGTAGAACTCATGTTGTTGAATGGATTAAACCCGTCAGATGCCAACCCCAATCTAACATTTCGACAATCCTTAGCAAATTCTGGATGTAGATGGTCAAAAGTTTGCCAAGCTGGAGAATCAGCTGGATGTCTCATACAACCATCTTTTGTACGTTTTTCCTCATGCCATCTCatttgagatgcaattttagaagacataaatagTCTTTGTAATCTAGATTTTAAAGGAAAATGCCACAATACTTTTTGagggatttttcttttttcaccagTTGGATCATTTTCTGAAGCAACCCACCTAAGCTCGTTACATGTTTCGCATGAAGTTCTTTTTTCAGCACTACCCCAATAAAGAGAACAATCATTAGGACATGCATCGATCTTTTCATAACCCAGCCCCAATGTATTCATCAATTTCTCAGCCTCATAGTAAGAAGACGGCAAATTAGTCATGGCCTCCGGAAATGCTTCTCTCAACAGCTCAACAAGCATATTAAAAATCTTGTTACTCATCTTACCCAGGCATTTTAGGTGAAGCAAACGAATAATGAAAGACAATTTCGAGAAATTTTTGCAACCACTGTACAAATCCTGTTGAGAATCATCAatcaatttgtaaaatttttcagCCTCTGAAACAGGAATGTCCCCTTCTCTATTCAATTCATTTGTTCCATGTGGTATCCCAAATACATCATGGACCAAGTCTTGCATGTCATTAGTCCCATTTGAAACCCCAATTGATGTATTTTCAGAATTAGATGTGGCTTCATTGTAGTTTGAAAGTTCTCCATGTGCTATCCAATTATTATAACCCTTGATAAATCCTACCACTTTCAAATGATCATATGCTTCCATTTTTGTCACACAAACACCCATGCCGCAATCTTTGCAAGGACACAAAATCTTTCCGTCACAACTTGATCTAGAAAATGCGAAGTTTAGAAACATTTGAAGTCCTGTCTCGTACTTTTCACTTGTTCTtggaaattccatccatctttTATCCATActtttaatataaataaatgtccTCCAACGAGCTTCCAATAGCCTACTTTTTAAACTCAGGTCGTGGCTTACAAGTCCCTAATTTCAAGTTCAAGAATTTACAGTCTACTAAATCAAGCAGCCAGCAAATAAAGGAAATcaacaaaatgcaaaatttctcAACAATCTATAAAAACAGAATTTGCAAGTAAGCGGATAGAAATTTTATTTACCTAATAACAGAAAAAAACCCTTCGTACCAACTCCTGCGCTCACGTCTTCGCAAAATTCCTAAATTCAATTTGAAATGTCAATGGTTAAACAAACACATGAGCGTGAAAACTGAAGGTGAAATTAAAGAATTTTACTAAATTTCCATCAAAGTATACATACATCTTTGGTGTGTAGTGATTAATTTTATAAGTCATGTCTTTAGAAAGGCATGCAACTGACGGCATAGGTAATTGGAAAAAAGAATGACATAAAAGTCCCCTAGCTTCTAATCATgcctatgaagatccttatgaACATGTCAAAATACTTTGACCCAACTGCATCAATGTCTCTGTCTTATTAATCTAAAAGTCCCCTTTTTTGGGCTCAAAATTTGCACTATAATAGACTGATCAAGTGCAGAAGACACTTAGTACAAGCGTTATACTATATATTTCAAGCAACTCATGTACTGATTAGACATACaatttaaaacagaaaaatgttGTAAAGATGCAAGTACTACATAGAATTTAACATAGAAAAAAGCAATAGAGATATAAGTGATACCATTGGGTGAAATATGCACTTAGCCGGAGGACCACCTTTATGGCAAAAGCCAAAAGGCAGCAAAGGTTACCTTTGTTATGCAAATTTTGTGCCTCACATTGGCGGTCCATTATCTGCATCTTAATTGTCTTTG from the Coffea eugenioides isolate CCC68of unplaced genomic scaffold, Ceug_1.0 ScVebR1_822;HRSCAF=1564, whole genome shotgun sequence genome contains:
- the LOC113759003 gene encoding uncharacterized protein LOC113759003, whose product is MGVCVTKMEAYDHLKVVGFIKGYNNWIAHGELSNYNEATSNSENTSIGVSNGTNDMQDLVHDVFGIPHGTNELNREGDIPVSEAEKFYKLIDDSQQDLYSGCKNFSKLSFIIRLLHLKCLGKMSNKIFNMLVELLREAFPEAMTNLPSSYYEAEKLMNTLGLGYEKIDACPNDCSLYWGSAEKRTSCETCNELRWVASENDPTGEKRKIPQKVLWHFPLKSRLQRLFMSSKIASQMRWHEEKRTKDGCMRHPADSPAWQTFDHLHPEFAKDCRNVRLGLASDGFNPFNNMSSTHSTWPVVLIPYNLPPWMCMKQPYFMLSLLIPGPSSPGNNIDVYLQPLVKELTELWDFGIQTYDASQKENFQLHAALLWTISDFPGYAMLSGWSTKDSKHKFRKQAQFFDGTEEHGKRPPLQTGDMIVSELGDLQIKFGKLVKGNPKLPFNWKKRSIFFDLPYWKDNVLRHNLDFMHIEKNVCENIWGTLLDIEDKAKDHYNSRRDLREMGIRKELHPIETEPGKVYLPPSSFAMDKKQKTMFCNVLKK